A stretch of DNA from Rheinheimera sp. MMS21-TC3:
TATTTTTCCGTTCTGATCACTTTTCTTTAGCAAAACAAGGCGTACCAAGTTTATTATTTATGAGCTTAGGCGATACCGACCCTGACTACATAGCTCACAGGTACCATAAAGAAAGCGATATTTATTTTCCAGAATGGTCATTAGGTGGTGTTAAACAAGATATTGAATTAATAGTCGATATTGCTACGCAATTAGCTAACAATGGCGATTGGCCAAAGTGGAAAGCTGAATCAGACTTTAAAACTCGCAGGTTACAAGACCGACCTTAGTGCTTTACTAAAATAAAGTTTTCAACTAAAAACCGCCCAATTTGGGCGGTTTTATTGTTTATTAACCTTGTTCAACCTGCTGTGGCTTGGCTTCAACACTTAGCACCGAGCTTGATGATGACGGTCCTCTTAATGCCCTAATATCGTGCCCTGTTGGTGACTCATGCGCTCTTAAACCAAACTCACGTAATACGGCAAACACATGGTCAAAAATGTCTGCTTGAATATTCTCATATTCAGCCCACTTAGTGGTATTAGTAAAGGCATAAATCTCAATTGGCAAGCCATCGGTCGTTGGGCCTAACTGTCGCACTAATAAGGTCATTTCTTGATGAATAGACGGATGCGACTTTAAAAAAGATAGTAAGTAGTTTCTAAAGGTACCTATATTGGTTAGCCTGCGACCATTTATAGTCAGCGACATATCAACTTGCTTTTTACTATTGGACTGTTCTATGTCTTTAGTCTTTTGCTCTAAATAACTGCCTAGCAACTCTGCTTTACTTAGCCGTTGAATCATAGCTTCATCTAAAAAACAAATGCTACTAGTATCAATTAAAACACTACGTTTAATTCGTCGACCTCCCGACTCAGACATGCCGCGCCAGTTCTTAAAAGAGTCTGAGATCAAGGCATAAGTAGGCACTGTCGTGATGGTTTTATCCCAGTTGCGTACTTTAACAGTGGTTAAACCTATATCAATCACATCGCCATCTGCACCATATTTAGGCATTTCTAGCCAGTCACCCACAGACAACATTGAGTTAGCTGATAATTGAATACCCGCAACTAAACCTAGGATAGGATCTTTAAACACCAACATTAATACTGCTGATAAAGCACCCAAACCACTTAATAACAAGAGTGGCGATTTACCCATAAATAATGAAACAGCTAATACCACAACAAAAATACTTCCTATTAGCTTAGCTGTTTGCAGCACACCACGAAGCGGGAAACGCATCTCTGTAATTTTGCTATAGGCTAACCTTTCTAAAAAATCTAAAAAGGAAAAGAACACTAATAAACTAAATAATAAAATCCACTGATCAGTCGCAACTTTAATAAACCATAACAATGAATCGGTACTTTCAAACCATAAACCGGCTTGCACTTGCAATACTATGGCTTGAACAATAAAAGCGACACGTTGAAATAGCTTATGCGTAAGTAGCAATTGCTGCCAATTCCCTTTAGCTTTAGTGGCTAACTTAGTTACTAAACCAAAAACTGGGCCATGCAAAAAATAATGCACAAAAACAGTAAACAATACTAACCAAGCTAAAACTAAGCCATCAAAAGCCAACTCTGCCTGATTAGGCATATATCTTTCTAACCAAGTAATTAAAAACTCTTGAAACTTTCCTCGTAAACCATCCACTTTGCCGATTCTCCTTTGTGCAGACTAAACATAGGTGTTGCTTATATTAAGCTAAATCAATCGCAATTACTGTTTAAGTACAGTCACTAACCTAGTTAACCTTATTTTTATTGCTGCTTTGTTCAAAGCAGCCAAATAATATAGACAATAACACCATCACTAAAGCGGCAACAACAAGACCGCTAAAGGGAAGTATATAATTATCACTTCTATCGCGTAATACTCCGACTATAGCGGGCGCCAGTGAACCAAGACAAAAGCCAAAGGTTAGCATCATAGAAGTTAAACTAGCCGCTTGTATGGGAGTATCTGTTTGTTGAACAGGTAAGGTAAGTGAAATAGCAAACATACCGGTTAAAGCCATACCTGAAAAAACACAAACCAACCAAGGTAATTGCATAGGCCACAGCGTAATACTCATTAACGATAAAGCTACTACCGAATTCATCA
This window harbors:
- a CDS encoding mechanosensitive ion channel family protein, coding for MDGLRGKFQEFLITWLERYMPNQAELAFDGLVLAWLVLFTVFVHYFLHGPVFGLVTKLATKAKGNWQQLLLTHKLFQRVAFIVQAIVLQVQAGLWFESTDSLLWFIKVATDQWILLFSLLVFFSFLDFLERLAYSKITEMRFPLRGVLQTAKLIGSIFVVVLAVSLFMGKSPLLLLSGLGALSAVLMLVFKDPILGLVAGIQLSANSMLSVGDWLEMPKYGADGDVIDIGLTTVKVRNWDKTITTVPTYALISDSFKNWRGMSESGGRRIKRSVLIDTSSICFLDEAMIQRLSKAELLGSYLEQKTKDIEQSNSKKQVDMSLTINGRRLTNIGTFRNYLLSFLKSHPSIHQEMTLLVRQLGPTTDGLPIEIYAFTNTTKWAEYENIQADIFDHVFAVLREFGLRAHESPTGHDIRALRGPSSSSSVLSVEAKPQQVEQG